A region from the Clostridium beijerinckii genome encodes:
- a CDS encoding DUF2922 domain-containing protein, with protein sequence MEYTLSMTFLTEFGEKSTLSISGVKATLTKAEVNALMDTIVAKNIFQTNAGDLAKKSGAQLTQRQVTKYEVA encoded by the coding sequence ATGGAATATACTTTATCAATGACTTTTTTAACTGAATTTGGTGAAAAGAGTACTTTAAGCATTTCTGGTGTTAAAGCTACTCTTACAAAAGCAGAAGTTAATGCTCTTATGGATACCATCGTAGCAAAGAACATTTTCCAAACTAATGCTGGCGATTTAGCTAAGAAATCTGGTGCTCAATTGACTCAAAGACAAGTTACTAAATATGAAGTAGCTTAA